In the Sphingobacterium sp. PCS056 genome, TGCTTGCGGTAAAGCTTTTACATGAGGAGCCCAAGCTAAAACAACTTTAGGCTTCTCCGTTTTTTTATATTCTGTGATGGTTATAATATCAGTCAGACTTTGTAAAGGATGACGGGTTGCACTTTCTAAAGAAATGACGGGTACACCACAATATTGAATAAACTTGTTAAATAAATCTTCCGAATAATCTTCTTCTCGATCTTTTAATTTTGGAAAAGAGCGTAAACCCAAAATATCACAATACTCTCCCATAACGGCAGCTGCTTCACGAATATGTTCGACAGTTGTACCATTCATGACAACTCCATCTTGAGTTTCTAGTGCCCAACCATCTTTATCCATATTCATGACCATGACATTCATTCCTAAATTCATAGCAGCTTTTTGAGTACTCAAACGCGTACGCAAACTCGGATTTAAGAACACTAAGCCCAGCGTTTTATATTTTCCTAAAGATTCTAATTCATTGGGATTAGCTTTTAGCTCCAACGCTTCTTTCACTACGTCAGACACATTTGCAACATCCTTAACAGAAAAAAACTTTTTCATATCTATATTTTAATCAAAATTAACCTTTCAAAATTTCAGCAAACGCTGTTAAAAATTGATCAGCCATTTCTTTTGTTGTATTTAATGCAGGTAATAAACGGATAACAGAAGGCTTAGCCTCTCCTGTGAATATTTTATAACTATCTAATAAATCTTTTCTTACATGAGCTAATTCACTAGGCAAATCAATACCTATCATCAATCCACGTCCTCTGACTTCGCTGATCTGTTCAAACTTATTCAATTCGCTTATGAGATAAGCTCCAACTTGAGCAGCATTTTGAATTAAATTGTCTTGTTTAATAACTTCCAGAACAGCAACTGCAGCGGCACAAGCCAAATGATTACCACCAAATGTCGTTCCCAACATACCGTAGGTAGCCACAAATTTGGGAGCTATACTAATTGCACCGATAGGAAATCCATTTCCCATTCCCTTTGCCATGGAATATATATCAGCATCAACACCAGCATAATCATGTGCATAAAACTGCCCAGAACGACCGTAACCACACTGTACAGCATCAGCAATAAATACAGAACCATATTGATCACAAAGTGAACGAATTAACTTAAGAAATGCTACAGATGCTTCACGAATACCCCCGACACCTTGTATTCCTTCAATAATTACAGATGAAATTTCATCGCCATAAGATTGGAATGCCTCAACCAAAGCTTCTTCATCGTTAAAAGGTAAAAATATAACATGATCAGTTTCATTGACCGGAGCAACAATACTTGGATTATCTGTACAAGCAACCGCCAAAGAAGTACGTCCATGAAAAGCTTTTGAAAAAGCAATAACCTTTTTTCGCTTATTATAGAAGGATGCCAATTTTAATGCATTTTCATTAGCTTCTGCACCAGAATTACATAAAAACAAATGATAATCCTCTTTCCCTGAAACCTCACCTAATAATCGAGCTAATTCACGTTGAATAGGAATCTCGACAGAATTAGAATAAAATCCAATTCGATTTAATTGTTCTGTCACACGTTGAACATAATGTGGATGCGTATGACCAATTGAAATCACAGCATGACCACCATATAAATCCAAGTAAGCATTTCCTTCGGCATCCCACACCGTCGAGCCCTGTGCTCTTACAATATTAATTGGATTAATGGGATAAACGTTAAATAAGTCCATTGATAATGAATAAATAATTAAATGAGAAACATAAGTCCGATATGCATTGCAAATATAGCTAAGTCTTCCTAAAAATCAGTTAAAAATAAAAAAGCCTATCATTTTCATGATAGGCCTTATATCTAAAAAAGTTAAAGAACTAGTCTTTGTTTTCTTCTTCTGTAGTAGTAGTAGCATCAGTTTCTGCTGGAGCTTCTTCAGTTCCTTCAGTTTTTTTCTTAGAAGTACCACGACGACGAGTTGCTTTTTTCTCAGTAGTAGCTTTAGCACCGTAGATTTCATTATAGTCAACCAATTCGATGAATGCCATTTCAGCGTTATCACCTAAACGATTTTCCATTTTGATAATACGTGTATAACCACCTGGACGATTAGCTACTTTTTCCGATATTTCACGGAATAATATAGTAACAGCCTCTTTATCTTTTAAGTAAGCGAAAACAGTACGACGAGAGTGAGTCGTATCGTTTTTAGATTTAGTAATCAAAGGCTCAACATATTTACGTAAAGCTTTAGCTTTTGCTAAAGTAGTTGTGATACGTTTATGTTTTACTAATGACGTTGCCATGTTAGCTAACATTGCCTTTCTATGGCTGTCAGTACGGCCTAAGTGATTTACTTTTTTTCCGTGTCTCATTTTTAATTTAATTTTAATGTATATACCGTCTCTACACAGAGGGAATTATATACAAGCCGCTTATTTTAATATATTAATCTTCGTCTAATTTATATTTAGACAAGTTCATTCCGAATGATAAACCTTTCGATTTAACCAATTCTTGAATTTCGCTTAATGATTTCTTACCGAAGTTTCTGAATTTCAACATATCTGCTACGTCATAAGTAACTAATTCAGATAATGAACGAATATCAGCAGCTTTCAAACAGTTCAATGCACGAACTGAAAGATCTAAGTCAACTAATTCCATTTTCAAAATTTTACGCATATGTAAAATTTCTTCATCAACAACTTTAGTTTCTTCCTTAGTTTGAGACTCAAGAAGCATATTTTCATCAGAAAATAAGATAAAGTGTTGAATTAAGATTTTAGCTGCTTCTTTTAAAGCTTCTTCTGGATGAATAGAACCATCAGTAGAAATATCTAACAACAATTTCTCGTAGTCAGTTTTTTGTTCTACACGGTAGTTCTCAATGGTAAATTTAACATTCTTAATCGGAGTAAAGATCGAATCAATCGCGATTAATCCTACAGGACCATCCACGACTTTATTCTCATCAGCATTTACATAACCACGACCTTTAGCTACGCTCAATTCTACTTCAATTGTAACCGAGTTATCCATGTTACAGATAACCAAATCAGGGTTTAATACTGTAAAGTTGTTTGAGAATTTTGTGATATCACCAGCTGAGAATTGCTCTTGACCATTGATTACTACAAATATCTTTTCGCTATCACCTTGATCACCTGTTTTTTGAAAACGAACTTGTTTCAAATTCAAAATAATCTCAGTAACGTCTTCAACTACACCTTTAATAGTTGAAAATTCGTGCGAAACGCCTGAAAACCTTATCGACGTAATTGCATATCCTTCTAATGAGGACAATAAAATACGGCGCAAAGCATTACCAATGGTTACACCAAAACCAGGCTCCAATGGACGAAATTCGAACGTACCATCAAAATCTGTAGATTTTTGCATGATAACTTTATCCGGTCTTTGAAATGCTAAAATTGCCATTTATTTCTTTTTAAAGTTTTTGTAATAATACTTGCAATACAATAGAATATGCATAATCCATGATGGACTATGCATATTACTACTTTATTTATTATTTAGAGTATAACTCTACGATTAAGTTCTCTTTGATGTTCTCAGGAATGTCAGATCTCTCAGGGTAACTTAAGAAAGTACCTGTAAGTTCTTTAGCATTCCACTCCAACCATGAGTATTTGTTGATAATTCTACCAGCAACTGAATCAGTGATTGTTTCAAGCGTTTGAGAACGCTCACGAACAGCGATTACATCACCTGGACGTAAGCTATATGATGGAATGTTAACTAATTCACCGTTAACAGTAATGTGTTTGTGCGATACTAACTGACGAGCAGCAGAACGAGTAGGGGCGATACCTAAACGGTAAACCGTGTTATCTAAACGAGCTTCTAATAATTTCAAGAAGATCTCCCCTGTAATACCTTGTTTTGAGGCAGCTTTAACAAACAAATTAGCGAATTGACGCTCTAACACCCCGTAAGTGTATTTTGCTTTTTGCTTTTCTAACAACTGAATAGCGTATTCAGATTGTTTACCTCTGCGTTTAGATGCTCCATGTTGTCCAGGAGGATAATTCTTTTTTTCTAACGCTTTATCTGGGCCGAAAATCGGCTCTCTAAATTTACGGGCAATTTTGGACTTAGGTCCTGTATATCTAGCCATTTTTTTTCTCTTAAAGTATCTATTAGCCTTTAGCTAATGAATCTTATCTTTAACCTAATTAAACTCTTCTACGTTTTGGAGGACGACAACCGTTGTGAGGAAGTGGTGTAATATCTTTGATAGTAGTTACATCAATTCCAACAGTTTGCAATGTTCTGATAGCCGACTCACGTCCAGCACCAGGTCCTTTTACGAATACTTCTACTTTACGTAGACCTAAATCGTATGCAACTTTACCACAGTCATTTGCTGCTTGACCCGCTGCGTACGGTGTATTCTTTTTAGAACCTCTAAAACCCATTTTCCCAGCACTTGACCAAGAAATAGTTTGACCTTGATTATTAGTCAAAGTAACAATGATATTATTAAACGTAGCATTGATGTGTGCTTGACCAACAGGCTCAATTACAACAATACGTTTTTTTGCAGCTTTTTTACTTTTAGCCATTTCTTAATTTTTATTTAGTAGCCTTTTTCTTGTTTGCAACTGTCTTACGTTTACCCTTACGAGTACGAGAGTTGTTTTTAGTGCGTTGACCACGAACTGGTAAATGCTTACGATGACGTAATCCACGGTAACATCCAATATCCATTAAACGTTTGATGTTTAATTGAATCTCTGAACGCAATGCACCTTCAACTTTAATTTCATCAGAAATCAATGTACGAATTGCTGCCAATTGCTCATCATTCCAATCTTGAACTTTAATGTCCTGACTGATTCCCGCCTTATCTAAGATAAGCTCCGCTGTTGTACGACCGATACCAAAAATGTAGGTAAGGCCGATAACACCCCTTTTGTTTTTAGGTAAGTCAATACCTGCTATCCTTGCCATATATGTTTAGCGATTATTTTTAATTAATTAACCCTGACGTTGTTTGTACTTAGGGTTCTTTTTGTTGATTACAAAAACTTTTCCTTTGCGACGAATGATCTTACAATCAGCGCTACGTTTTTTTATTGATGCTCTTACTTTCATGATCTTAATTATTTTCAAAAGCTTGCACTATCAGACAATCAACCCGTTACTTATAACGGTATGTGATACGTCCTTTAGTCAAATCATAAGGAGACATTTCTAATTTAACTTTATCCCCAGGCAAAATTTTGATATAGTGCATACGCATTTTACCAGAAATATGAGCAATAATTTCATGCCCATTTTCCAATTCTACCCTAAACATAGCATTAGAAAGTGCCTCTCTAATTATTCCATCTTGTTCAATTGAGGCTTGTTTAGCCATATATTCTTGATTATTATTTTGTTAAATAGCCTGCAAACAGGAGTGCAAAGATATATAAAATAATTGAAAATCAACTATTTTTCACCTAAAACTTTCTCTACATGTTCAAATGTCAACAACACATCGGGCTCGCCTTTACGAATAGCGACCATTTGTTCGAAGTGCGCTGACAGTTTACCATCAACAGTACTTACTGTCCATCCATCATCCCAAAATCTCACGCCTGCTTTTCCTGCGTTGATCATTGGTTCTATACAAATAACTAAGCCCGACTCTAATTTGGCACCAGAACCACGTTTACCGTAGTTAGGTACTTCTGGTTTTTCATGTAAATGAAGACCAACACCATGTCCAACCAGTTCTCGTACAATACCAAAACCGTATTTAGAAACATGCTCCTGTATCGCTGCACCGATATCACCTACACGTTTTCCAGCGACAGCTTGCTCTATGCCTTTGTACATAGATTCTTTTGTTACATCAAGTAACAGCTGCGCTTCTTCAGTAATATTACCAACACCAAAAGTGTAAGCTGAATCACTAATGAAACCGTTAAGATTTACGCCACCATCAACAGAAACAAGATCTCCATCTTTGATTATATAATCACTAGGAAATCCATGAACGATCTGATCGTTAACAGAAATGCAAAGTGAGTATGGAAATCCATGATAATTAAGGAACGCAGGCGTCCCACCATTATCATGGATAAACTCGTAAGCTAATTTATCAAGAGATAAAGTGGTTATGCCAGGTTTAATAACCTGAGCAACTTCACCAAGCAATTGCGAAAGCACATTTGCTGACAATCGCACTTGCTCGATTTCTTCCTCTGATTTATAATATACTTTAGACATCTAAAGAATTTAAATTGCCGACTGATCTACACCTTCTACTGCCGCAGGAGTTCTTCCTTTAATGCGTCCAGTTTTCATTAATCCGTCATAATGACGCATCAACAAGTGGCTTTCAATTTGTTGCAAAGTATCCAACACAACACCTACCAAAATCAATAAAGACGTACCTCCGTAGAAATGCGCAAATTGATTATTAATACCGAATAAACTTGCAATAGCAGGTAATATAGCAATGATCGCAAGGAAAATTGCACCAGGGAATGTGATATTTGAAATCACACGATCAATAAAGTTACTTGTTTCTAGACCTGGTTTAATACCGGGTACAAATCCTCCATTTTTCTTCATATCATCAGACATTTGCTGAGGATTAACCATAATTGCTGTATAAAAGAATGTAAATGCTATAATTAAAATAGCAAAGGTTACATTATATGCAACAGATGTATAATTACTCAACGACGTTAAGAAATCTGATTGAAGATTAGGGAAAAACTGACCTAGACTCATAGGCACAAACATAATCGCTTGCGCGAAAATGATTGGCATTACACCAGCAGCATTTACCTTTAGAGGAATATACTGTCTAACTCCACCCACCTGTTTATTTCCAACAATTTTCTTTGCATATTGAACTGGGATCTTACGAACACCTTGAACGATTAAAATCGTAAATACAACAACAAAAAATAAAGCTAAAAATTCCAGTAATAATGGAATTGGTCCACCACCACCTTTACTCATACGTGATACCCACTCCGCGGTAATACCACTTGGCAATTGTGCGATAATACCCGTCATAATGATTAAGGAAATACCATTACCAATACCTTTATCAGTAATTTTCTCTCCTAACCACATTACAAACAAAGTACCCGCTGTCAAAACTATTGCAGTAAGAATAGTGAACATTGGATCTGCTAACGTTTTTGCTGAAGGCTCAATTTGAGTTCTCACATACGCAAACGCTTGAAGCAAAGTAATCGCTAACGTTAGATAGCGCGTAATTTGATTCATTTTAGTACGACCACTTTCACCCTCCTTCTGCATTTTTTGGAAATAAGGTACCGCAATGCCCAGTAACTGAACAACAATGGATGCCGATATATAAGGCATTACCCCTAATGCAAAGATAGCCGAACGAGAGAATGACCCCCCTGCAAACATATCTAACAAACCAAGTAAACCTTCTTTCTGACCAGAGGCCAAAGCTTGAGGATTCACTCCAGGTAATACAATATGACATCCAATACGGTAAATTAGAAGAAATAGCAACGTATTCAAAATACGTGTACGTAGATCATCAATTTTCCAAATATTGGTTAAGGTTGTGATTAGTTTCTTCATTTATTAAAGTTTAACGATAGAACCGCCTGCTGCTTCAATAGCTTGTTGAGCAGTAGCCGAGAACGCATGCGCTGTAACTTCAACTTTTGCTTTCAACTCACCACGACCTAAGATTTTTACTTTGTCTTTCTTAGATACTAAACCGTGTGCAACCAATTCCTCTAAGTTTACAGTTGTCAAGTTATGTTTCTCTACCAATTCTTGTAAAGCATCTAAGTTTACACCATTATACTCAACACGGTTTAAGTTCTTGAAACCAAATTTAGGTACACGACGTTGCAAAGGCATTTGACCACCTTCGAAACCGATTTTCGTTGAGTGACCTGAACGAGAACCAGCACCTTTATGACCACGTGTAGAAGTACCACCGCGACCAGAACCTGTACCACGACCAATACGTTTACTACTTTTTACGGAACCTTTTGCAGGTCTTAAATTACTTAAGTTCATTTTAAAACTAAATTGTGTTAGGCCTTCGCTTTCACTAAACAGGTCCTAACGATTAAAAAATTGATTATAATAAAGTAATGGAAAGAACGATAAAGTTCTTTCCATATGCTTATATTAAATAGTTTCGATAGCTACTAAGTGATTTACTTTTCTCACCATACCAATAATAGCTGGTGTAGCTTCAACTTCTACTGAGTGATTGATTCTTTTCAAACCTAATGCCTCAATAGTTTTCTTTTGGCGCTCGCTTCTGTCGATAACGCTCTTTATCTGGGTGATTTTGATTTTTGCCATGATAATTAACCGTTAAATACTTTGTTTAAATCGACACCACGGTGCTGTGCTACTGTATATGCATCACGCATGTTAGCTAAAGCATCAATAGTTGCCTTTACCACATTATGTGGGTTAGATGAACCTAATGATTTTGCTAATACGTCTTTGATACCAGCAGACTCTAATACTGCACGCATAGCGCCACCTGCTAAAACTCCTGTACCCGCAATTGCTGGTTTAATCAAAACTGAACCTCCAGAATATTTACCATATTGTGAGTGAGGTACAGTACCTTTGATAATAGGAACTTTAACTAAGTTTTTCTTAGCGTCGTCAATTCCTTTCGTAATTGCTTCAGTAACCTCTTTCGCTTTACCTAAACCGAAACCAACGATACCGTTTTCATCACCTACAACCACGATTGCAGAGAAACTGAAAGTACGACCACCTTTAGTAACTTTAGCTACACGTTGGATACTTACTAAGCGATCTTTTAATTCAATCTCGCTTGATTTTACTCTTTTTATATTGCTTAATGCCATTTCGTTCTATGATTAAAAGTCTAAACCGCCTTCGCGAGCACCTTCAGCCAAAGATTTGATACGGCCATGGTATAAGTACCCATTACGGTCAAAAACTACTTTACTAATTCCAGCTGCAACTGCTTTTTCTGCAACTAATTTACCTACCGCTTTTGATTGCTCAACTTTGTTGCCTGCAGCAGCAAAATCTTTTGAAGCACTAGAAGCAGACACTAATGTCTTTCCAGCAACATCATCAATGATTTGAGCGTAGATACCTTTATTACTTCTAAAAACTGACAAGCGTGGACGCTCTGTTGATCCAGCCAGGTGTTTTCTGATTCCTTTTTTGATTCTCTCTCTACGAGATGCTTTATGTCCTGCCATGGTTATTATTTTTTAGCTGATTTACCTGCTTTTCTTCTTAATACTTCACCTACAAACTTAATACCTTTACCTTTATATGGCTCTGGTTTACGGAAGCCGCGGATTTTCGCTGCGATTTGACCGATTAATTGTTTGTCGATAGATTCCAAAGTGATAGTAGGGTTTTTACCCTTATCAGCAGTTGTTGTTGCTGTAATTTCTTTTGGCAACATAAATACAATCTGGTGAGAGAAACCTAAAGTTAACTCTAATACATTACCTGTGCATGTTGCACGGTAACCTACACCGACTAATTCTTGAGTAGTTTTGTAACCTTCAGTTACACCGACAACCATGTTGCTCAATAAAGAGCGGTATAATCCGTGTAATGCTTTGTGTCTTTTTTGATCTGTAGCACGAGTTACTACGATGTTTCCATCTTCTTGAGCAACTGTAATGTCACGATCAACTTGTTGTGTTAATTCACCTTTAGGGCCCTTTACTGTAACTAAATTCTTGTCAGATACAGTCACCGTTACACCAGCAGGCATAGCGATAGGCGCTTTTCCAATTCTTGACATTTCTTTGTGATTTTCCTAGATTAATAAACGTAACATAAAACTTCACCGCCAACATTTTGTAAGCGAGCTTCTTTGTCTGTCATAACTCCTTTAGAAGTTGACAAAACAGCGATACCCAAGCCGTTCAAAACACGAGGCATAGTCTCAACACTTGCATATTTTCTTAAACCAGGTTTACTCACACGTGTCAACGTACGAATAGCCGAGATTTTGCTAATTGGATTGTATTTCAAAGCAATTTTGATTGTGCCTTGAACTCCAGTCTCATCAAATTTGTAATTAGCAATGTAACCTTTGTCAAAAAGAACTTTAGTAATTTCTTTTTTAAGGTTCGATGCAGGAATTTCAACAACCCTGTGGTTGGCCTTAATGGCATTCCTTACTCGTGTAAGGTAATCCGCTATTGGATCTGTATTCATTATATATAAAAGTTGTGACAACGGTTTCCTTTCCAACTTTTGGAGCAGACCTTTTGTCGATTAATAAATTTTAACGTAAAAAACCCTAGCAAATCTGAAAAAAGATTTGCTGGGGCAAAATTACTTATTTTTTTGATATTACCAAGAAGCTTTTTTAACCCCCGGGATTTTACCGTCTAATGCCATCTCACGGAATGTTACACGAGAGATACCAAATTGACGCATATATCCTTTAGGACGTCCTGTTAATTTACAACGGTTGTGTAAACGAACTGGAGAAGCATTCTTAGGCAATTTATCTAATGCAGCATAATCACCAGCAGCTTTTAACGCAGCACGTTTGTCAGCAAATTTAGCTACTAATTTAGCGCGTTTTACTTCGCGAGCTTTTAATCCTTCCTTAGCCATTGTTATTAGTGTTTTGATTTTTAAATGGTAAACCGAATTGTTTCAACAATTCTAAAGCCTCAACATCATTTCCTGCACTAGTCACGAAAGTAATGTCCATACCTTGAATTTTGTTGATTTTATCAATGTTGATCTCAGGGAAAATGATTTGCTCAGTAATTCCTAAGTTGTAGTTACCTCTACCGTCGAAACCTTTATCGTTGATACCACGGAAGTCACGAATACGTGGAAGTGATACAGCGATTAAACGATCTAAGAACTCATACATGTTGTTATCACGCAAAGTAACACGCGCACCAACAGGCAT is a window encoding:
- a CDS encoding acetylornithine carbamoyltransferase produces the protein MKKFFSVKDVANVSDVVKEALELKANPNELESLGKYKTLGLVFLNPSLRTRLSTQKAAMNLGMNVMVMNMDKDGWALETQDGVVMNGTTVEHIREAAAVMGEYCDILGLRSFPKLKDREEDYSEDLFNKFIQYCGVPVISLESATRHPLQSLTDIITITEYKKTEKPKVVLAWAPHVKALPQAVPNSFSEWMCQAQSEGLVDFTIVHPDGYQLSEEFTNGAKVSNNLNDSLQGADFVYVKNWSSYEEYGQVYPVKENWLIDNEKLALTNDAKIMHCLPVRRDLELSSEVLDGPNSLVIKEASNRVWAAQVVLKRMLESLKK
- a CDS encoding aspartate aminotransferase family protein, producing MDLFNVYPINPINIVRAQGSTVWDAEGNAYLDLYGGHAVISIGHTHPHYVQRVTEQLNRIGFYSNSVEIPIQRELARLLGEVSGKEDYHLFLCNSGAEANENALKLASFYNKRKKVIAFSKAFHGRTSLAVACTDNPSIVAPVNETDHVIFLPFNDEEALVEAFQSYGDEISSVIIEGIQGVGGIREASVAFLKLIRSLCDQYGSVFIADAVQCGYGRSGQFYAHDYAGVDADIYSMAKGMGNGFPIGAISIAPKFVATYGMLGTTFGGNHLACAAAVAVLEVIKQDNLIQNAAQVGAYLISELNKFEQISEVRGRGLMIGIDLPSELAHVRKDLLDSYKIFTGEAKPSVIRLLPALNTTKEMADQFLTAFAEILKG
- the rplQ gene encoding 50S ribosomal protein L17, whose amino-acid sequence is MRHGKKVNHLGRTDSHRKAMLANMATSLVKHKRITTTLAKAKALRKYVEPLITKSKNDTTHSRRTVFAYLKDKEAVTILFREISEKVANRPGGYTRIIKMENRLGDNAEMAFIELVDYNEIYGAKATTEKKATRRRGTSKKKTEGTEEAPAETDATTTTEEENKD
- a CDS encoding DNA-directed RNA polymerase subunit alpha: MAILAFQRPDKVIMQKSTDFDGTFEFRPLEPGFGVTIGNALRRILLSSLEGYAITSIRFSGVSHEFSTIKGVVEDVTEIILNLKQVRFQKTGDQGDSEKIFVVINGQEQFSAGDITKFSNNFTVLNPDLVICNMDNSVTIEVELSVAKGRGYVNADENKVVDGPVGLIAIDSIFTPIKNVKFTIENYRVEQKTDYEKLLLDISTDGSIHPEEALKEAAKILIQHFILFSDENMLLESQTKEETKVVDEEILHMRKILKMELVDLDLSVRALNCLKAADIRSLSELVTYDVADMLKFRNFGKKSLSEIQELVKSKGLSFGMNLSKYKLDED
- the rpsD gene encoding 30S ribosomal protein S4; translation: MARYTGPKSKIARKFREPIFGPDKALEKKNYPPGQHGASKRRGKQSEYAIQLLEKQKAKYTYGVLERQFANLFVKAASKQGITGEIFLKLLEARLDNTVYRLGIAPTRSAARQLVSHKHITVNGELVNIPSYSLRPGDVIAVRERSQTLETITDSVAGRIINKYSWLEWNAKELTGTFLSYPERSDIPENIKENLIVELYSK
- the rpsK gene encoding 30S ribosomal protein S11, which translates into the protein MAKSKKAAKKRIVVIEPVGQAHINATFNNIIVTLTNNQGQTISWSSAGKMGFRGSKKNTPYAAGQAANDCGKVAYDLGLRKVEVFVKGPGAGRESAIRTLQTVGIDVTTIKDITPLPHNGCRPPKRRRV
- the rpsM gene encoding 30S ribosomal protein S13; translation: MARIAGIDLPKNKRGVIGLTYIFGIGRTTAELILDKAGISQDIKVQDWNDEQLAAIRTLISDEIKVEGALRSEIQLNIKRLMDIGCYRGLRHRKHLPVRGQRTKNNSRTRKGKRKTVANKKKATK
- the rpmJ gene encoding 50S ribosomal protein L36, which codes for MKVRASIKKRSADCKIIRRKGKVFVINKKNPKYKQRQG
- the infA gene encoding translation initiation factor IF-1, encoding MAKQASIEQDGIIREALSNAMFRVELENGHEIIAHISGKMRMHYIKILPGDKVKLEMSPYDLTKGRITYRYK
- the map gene encoding type I methionyl aminopeptidase, whose product is MSKVYYKSEEEIEQVRLSANVLSQLLGEVAQVIKPGITTLSLDKLAYEFIHDNGGTPAFLNYHGFPYSLCISVNDQIVHGFPSDYIIKDGDLVSVDGGVNLNGFISDSAYTFGVGNITEEAQLLLDVTKESMYKGIEQAVAGKRVGDIGAAIQEHVSKYGFGIVRELVGHGVGLHLHEKPEVPNYGKRGSGAKLESGLVICIEPMINAGKAGVRFWDDGWTVSTVDGKLSAHFEQMVAIRKGEPDVLLTFEHVEKVLGEK
- the secY gene encoding preprotein translocase subunit SecY yields the protein MKKLITTLTNIWKIDDLRTRILNTLLFLLIYRIGCHIVLPGVNPQALASGQKEGLLGLLDMFAGGSFSRSAIFALGVMPYISASIVVQLLGIAVPYFQKMQKEGESGRTKMNQITRYLTLAITLLQAFAYVRTQIEPSAKTLADPMFTILTAIVLTAGTLFVMWLGEKITDKGIGNGISLIIMTGIIAQLPSGITAEWVSRMSKGGGGPIPLLLEFLALFFVVVFTILIVQGVRKIPVQYAKKIVGNKQVGGVRQYIPLKVNAAGVMPIIFAQAIMFVPMSLGQFFPNLQSDFLTSLSNYTSVAYNVTFAILIIAFTFFYTAIMVNPQQMSDDMKKNGGFVPGIKPGLETSNFIDRVISNITFPGAIFLAIIAILPAIASLFGINNQFAHFYGGTSLLILVGVVLDTLQQIESHLLMRHYDGLMKTGRIKGRTPAAVEGVDQSAI
- the rplO gene encoding 50S ribosomal protein L15, whose amino-acid sequence is MNLSNLRPAKGSVKSSKRIGRGTGSGRGGTSTRGHKGAGSRSGHSTKIGFEGGQMPLQRRVPKFGFKNLNRVEYNGVNLDALQELVEKHNLTTVNLEELVAHGLVSKKDKVKILGRGELKAKVEVTAHAFSATAQQAIEAAGGSIVKL
- the rpmD gene encoding 50S ribosomal protein L30, with product MAKIKITQIKSVIDRSERQKKTIEALGLKRINHSVEVEATPAIIGMVRKVNHLVAIETI
- the rpsE gene encoding 30S ribosomal protein S5, giving the protein MALSNIKRVKSSEIELKDRLVSIQRVAKVTKGGRTFSFSAIVVVGDENGIVGFGLGKAKEVTEAITKGIDDAKKNLVKVPIIKGTVPHSQYGKYSGGSVLIKPAIAGTGVLAGGAMRAVLESAGIKDVLAKSLGSSNPHNVVKATIDALANMRDAYTVAQHRGVDLNKVFNG
- the rplR gene encoding 50S ribosomal protein L18, with the protein product MITMAGHKASRRERIKKGIRKHLAGSTERPRLSVFRSNKGIYAQIIDDVAGKTLVSASSASKDFAAAGNKVEQSKAVGKLVAEKAVAAGISKVVFDRNGYLYHGRIKSLAEGAREGGLDF
- the rplF gene encoding 50S ribosomal protein L6, which gives rise to MSRIGKAPIAMPAGVTVTVSDKNLVTVKGPKGELTQQVDRDITVAQEDGNIVVTRATDQKRHKALHGLYRSLLSNMVVGVTEGYKTTQELVGVGYRATCTGNVLELTLGFSHQIVFMLPKEITATTTADKGKNPTITLESIDKQLIGQIAAKIRGFRKPEPYKGKGIKFVGEVLRRKAGKSAKK
- the rpsH gene encoding 30S ribosomal protein S8, which produces MMNTDPIADYLTRVRNAIKANHRVVEIPASNLKKEITKVLFDKGYIANYKFDETGVQGTIKIALKYNPISKISAIRTLTRVSKPGLRKYASVETMPRVLNGLGIAVLSTSKGVMTDKEARLQNVGGEVLCYVY
- the rpsN gene encoding 30S ribosomal protein S14, with amino-acid sequence MAKEGLKAREVKRAKLVAKFADKRAALKAAGDYAALDKLPKNASPVRLHNRCKLTGRPKGYMRQFGISRVTFREMALDGKIPGVKKASW
- the rplE gene encoding 50S ribosomal protein L5 gives rise to the protein MTYVPRLKVKYAEEIRTALKEKFQYKSVMQVPKLEKIVVSQGVGAATSDKKLIDNAIAELTLITGQQAVATKSKKDISNFKLRKGMPVGARVTLRDNNMYEFLDRLIAVSLPRIRDFRGINDKGFDGRGNYNLGITEQIIFPEINIDKINKIQGMDITFVTSAGNDVEALELLKQFGLPFKNQNTNNNG